The window GCGCTGGCGGACGGCAAGGGTTTGGGTTGGGACTGGAACCGCGTCAACGTCAACGGCGGCGCGGTGGCGCTGGGGCATCCGATCGGCGCGTCCGGAGCGCGCATTCTCACGACTTTGATTTACGCATTGAAAGACCGCGGCAAAAAGACCGGCCTGGCGACCTTGTGTCTCGGCGGCGGCAATGCCGTGGCTTTGGCCATAGAGATCGTTTAGGAGCAGTTCGGGAGGACGGGTATTTATGGAACTGAAGACGGTGGCGATCGCCGGCGCCGGCACGATGGGGAATGGCATAGCCCATGCCTTTGCCCAAAAGGGCTTTGACGTATTGCTGATCGACACGTCGCAGGAGACGCTCAAGCGGGGGCTGGATACAGTGAAGTCGAATCTGTTGCGGCAGGTGAAGCGCGAAGTATTGACGCAGGCGGATGCCGATGCGGCGTATGCGCGCATCCGCACCACGGTCAAGCCGGGTGATGCCGCGGCGGCGCAACTGGTGATCGAGGCGATTATCGAAGAGATGGCGGCCAAGCACAAGTTCTGGCAGGAGATGGAGGCGGTGTGTCCCGGGACGACGATTTTTGCCTCGAACACGTCGTCGCTGCCGATCACGCAACTGGCGGCGGCGACCAAGCGTCCGGACAAATTCATCGGCATGCACTTCATGAACCCGGTGCCGCTGATGAAGCTGGTCGAGTTGATTCGCGGCATCGCCACGAGCGATGAAACGTTCGAGACGATCAAGGAGCTGGCGATCAGGTTGGACAAATCGCCGGTAGCGGTCAACGACTATCCCGGTTTTGTTGCCAACCGCATCCTGATGCCGATGATCAACGAGGCTTGCTTTGCGCTGATGGAGGGTGTTTCCGGGCGGGAGGAAATCGACACCGTAATGAAGCTGGGCGCGAACCATCCGATGGGGCCGCTGACGCTGGCGGACTTCATTGGCCTCGATGTTTGCCTGGCGATTCTGGAGACTTTGCACAGCGGTCTGGGGGACCCGAAGTATCGGCCCTGCCCGTTGCTGAAGAAGATGGTGCAGGCGGGTTGGCTCGGCCGCAAGAGCGGTCGCGGGTTCTATACGTACGCATAGGTGATCGAGAGGGCATTCGGCGATTACGATCAGCGACCGGAAGGCGTCAATTATCCGCCTGTCCGGCCTGGAATGGCGTGCCGATAATGTTATCATCGATCTTCAGGAGAATAATTGTATGGATTTTGCGCTAAACGAAGACCAAATCATGATGCGCGATGCGGCACGCGAATTCGCCGAGAAACGTCTCAAGCCGATTGCCGAAGAACTTGACGCCAACAGCGAGATGCCGGCCGAGCTGTTGAAGGAAACAGCTGAGTTGGGGTATTTCGGTTTGCTGGCGCCGGAGGAATACGGCGGGCTGGCAGTCGACACGCTCAGCTACGCCCTCGTGATCGAGGAGTTGGCGCGCGCCTGCGCCGCGCTGGCGATCACGATTTCGGTGCACAATTCGCTGGTCATCAAGGCGATTGCGAAATTCGGAACTGCGGAGCAGAAGCAGAAGTACCTGCCGAAGTTGGCGAGCGGGGAATTTATCGGCGCGTACTCGCTCTCGGAGCCGGGCGCCGGCACCGATGCGGCATCATTGCAATGCCGGGCGATTCGCGACGGCAACGACTTCGTGTTGAACGGCACCAAAAGCTGGGTGTCGTCGGCGGCGTACGCCTCGGTGTTCGTGACTTTCGTTCTCTCCGATCCGGCGCGCGGCAAGCACGGGGTTTCGTGTTTGCTGGTGGAAAAGGGAATGAAGGGGATGAATCTCGGCAAGCCGGAAAAGAAGATGGGATTGAAGGCCTCGGATACGCGGGAAGTATCGTATATCGACTGCCGCGTGCCGGCGACGCAAATCTTGGGGGAAGAAAATCACGGGCTGCGGGTGGCGTTTTCGCTGTTAGAAGCCGGGCGGGTCGGGGTGGCGGCGCAATCGCTGGGGATCGCGCAGGCCGCTTTCGACGAGGGTTTAGCCTATGCCCGCGAGCGCAAGCAATTCGACCAGCCGATCATCAACTTCCAGGCCACGCAGTTCAAGATCGCCGAAATGGCGACGCGCATCGATGCGGCGCGGCTGCTGACTTATCGCGCGGCGTCGCTATATGACTCCGGCGATGAGCATGTCAAAGAAATCTCGATGGCCAAGTTGTTTGCCTCGCAGACGGCCAACTACGTGGCCAATGAAGCCGTTCAAATTCATGGCGGCTACGGTTATGTGAAAGAGTACGCGGTGGAGCGATATTTCCGCGACGCCCGGGTGACTGAAATCTACGAAGGGACATCGGAAGCGCAGAAAATGGTGATTTCGCGCGCGATCATCCACGAAGGGAAGTAATGTTCGCCGATTCCGACTACATCGATTTTCGACATCAAGTCCGCGACTTCTGCGAGCGCGAGATTGCGCCGTTGGCGGAAGAAGCGGACGAGACGCAGAAGTTCTCGCCCGCGGCGATCAAGAAGCTGCACGATCAGGGCTGGTGGGCGATCCAGGTTGCGCCGGAATACGGCGGCCGCGGCTGGAACACCGTGCAGTACTCGATCATCGTGGAGGAGCTGTCGCGGGTGTGCGGCTCGACGGGTCTGGCAGTGGCGGCGCATAATTCGCTGGGCGCCGGGCCGATCAGCTATTTCGGTACGCCGGAGCAGAAGCAGCGCTATCTTCACTTCGACGATTCGGAGCCGTATTTGATTGCGTTCGGGTTGACCGAGCCGCAGGCGGGGTCGGATGCCGGGGCGACCAAATCGGTTGCCGAACCCCGGGACGACCATTATATTCTCAACGGCACGAAATGCTGGATCACCTCGGCCGGTCTGTGCAAATATGCGATCGTTACCGCGCGCACGGACAAGTCGACCGGGGTTCACGGGATTTCCTCCTTTGTCATCGAGAAAGGCATGGCCGGATTTTCGGTGGGGAAGAAGGAGAACAAGTTGGGCTGCCGGGGTTCCGACACGGCGTTTTTGCACTTTGATGATCTCAAGGTGCCGCGCGCGAACTTGATCGGCAAGGA of the Candidatus Zixiibacteriota bacterium genome contains:
- a CDS encoding 3-hydroxybutyryl-CoA dehydrogenase; the protein is MELKTVAIAGAGTMGNGIAHAFAQKGFDVLLIDTSQETLKRGLDTVKSNLLRQVKREVLTQADADAAYARIRTTVKPGDAAAAQLVIEAIIEEMAAKHKFWQEMEAVCPGTTIFASNTSSLPITQLAAATKRPDKFIGMHFMNPVPLMKLVELIRGIATSDETFETIKELAIRLDKSPVAVNDYPGFVANRILMPMINEACFALMEGVSGREEIDTVMKLGANHPMGPLTLADFIGLDVCLAILETLHSGLGDPKYRPCPLLKKMVQAGWLGRKSGRGFYTYA
- a CDS encoding acyl-CoA dehydrogenase family protein, producing MFADSDYIDFRHQVRDFCEREIAPLAEEADETQKFSPAAIKKLHDQGWWAIQVAPEYGGRGWNTVQYSIIVEELSRVCGSTGLAVAAHNSLGAGPISYFGTPEQKQRYLHFDDSEPYLIAFGLTEPQAGSDAGATKSVAEPRDDHYILNGTKCWITSAGLCKYAIVTARTDKSTGVHGISSFVIEKGMAGFSVGKKENKLGCRGSDTAFLHFDDLKVPRANLIGKEGEGFKQFMKTLDGGRISIGAMALGLAQGAFEAATRYAATHEFDGVPLADQQWAQFKLADMGCRIEAARGLIYGASVLRDQGKPYSQQSAMAKLYASEVCNFATSEALSIIGMESQAERYPVERMWRDMKLTEIGEGTSEIQRLVISRAILKSVQTA
- a CDS encoding acyl-CoA dehydrogenase family protein — translated: MDFALNEDQIMMRDAAREFAEKRLKPIAEELDANSEMPAELLKETAELGYFGLLAPEEYGGLAVDTLSYALVIEELARACAALAITISVHNSLVIKAIAKFGTAEQKQKYLPKLASGEFIGAYSLSEPGAGTDAASLQCRAIRDGNDFVLNGTKSWVSSAAYASVFVTFVLSDPARGKHGVSCLLVEKGMKGMNLGKPEKKMGLKASDTREVSYIDCRVPATQILGEENHGLRVAFSLLEAGRVGVAAQSLGIAQAAFDEGLAYARERKQFDQPIINFQATQFKIAEMATRIDAARLLTYRAASLYDSGDEHVKEISMAKLFASQTANYVANEAVQIHGGYGYVKEYAVERYFRDARVTEIYEGTSEAQKMVISRAIIHEGK